In Chloroflexota bacterium, the DNA window CTCGCTCTTTGGCACTCATTGTGATCAGTCCTCCTTCCAATGAGGCACCTCCTTATCAGGATTGCCTCTGTTTTACTCCCTTTTGCAAAAGAGGACATTTCTATCGAGTTATTAAGAGGACATTATCATAGAGTTACAACAATCCCTCTTATTAACGCAGAATTAACCTCGCCGAAATCTTCCGTAAACATTAGGATGCTGCCTCCAGTCTAAATGCGCAATACAAAGCAACCAGAGTAGCCAGAAAACCAGATGTCAGAACCCCTCTTGCCAAGTCCATGATGTATATGAGAAACTTTGTTACGAGTGCTGGGGTAGATCTGTCGGAAACAGCTTCAGACCATCAAAGGGGGTGTTGCTATGACGGGAATACCAGAGAAGGATGCAAAGAGGTTTCTGGCCGATGTGCCTGAGGAGTATGTATTCTGGTGCTCCAATGGCCATATCCTGAGGAACATGCGGGAACTCGCCGAGGCTCTTAACACGATGGCAGACAAGACCTTTGCCTACCACTCAAATGCGCAGAAGAATGACTTCAGCAACTGGGTGAGGGATATTATCAGAGATGATGAACTGGCAAGCGGTCTCATGAAGGCATCAAGCCGAACAAAGGCGGCAGAGGTCGTCTCAGAAAGAATATCCTCCCTCACCAAGAGCGAAAAACCACTCAAGAAGACATCCCCGAGCAAAACCCGCCGCAGCACGTCACCACTAAGATAGCAGAGCAAGATTGACTACAACGATCAGAAAGGCCGTGATCACTGCCGCAGGCTGGGGCACCAGATTTTTGCCGCTGACAAAGTCTCAGCCCAAGGAAATGCTGCCGCTTCTGAACAAACCGCTGATCCAGTACAGCGTAGAGGAGGCAATTGCCTGCGGCGTGGAGCTGGTGGTTATTGTCACTGCTTTGGGCAAGAGAACGATGGAGGATTACTTTGACCACTCCTTCGAACTCGAACATATGCTGGAGCAGCAGGGCAAGAGCAAACTGGCAGAAGAGATTCGCCGCCTGTCCAACATGGTCGATATCTGCTACGTCCGCCAGAAGGAACAGCTAGGGCTGGGGCATGCTGTTCTGACCACCAAGCATGTGGTAGGCAATGAGCCCTTTATCCTGCTTCTCCCCGATGATATCTTTGAACAAAGGGAACTAGTACTGAAACACATGCTTGGGATTTGTGAACGCTATGGGAGCAGCGTTATTGCTGTCAAAAAGGTGGCTGAAGGCGAAGTGGGCAGATACGGTATCATTAAGCCCAGAGAAATAGCAAATCACATCTATGAAGTCCATGACCTGGTGGAAAAGCCAGAACCCCGGGAAGCCCCCTCTAATCTGGCTATCATGGGCAGATACGTTCTGAAACCAGAGATCTTTGCAGCCCTGGAAGATACCCGGCCCGGCAGGAACCGCGAGATTCAGATAACAGACGCCCTGAAACGTCTGGCCCAGGAACATCCCATACATGCCTACGAGTTCGAAGGGGCGCACTACGATGCCGGTACTCTTTTGGGTTGGCTGAAAACAACTGTAGCCCTGGGGCTAAAAGACCCTGATATCGGGCCAGAATTGAGGAACTATCTCACCACGATACTCTGAGGTTCTCGCAACCCTCAGGGGACTGCTCCTTCGACCTCTGCAGTCGGAGCGATGATCTTCTCTCCTGTTACCCCTCCAACGGCAGCCACTATCCTAACCGCGTATCCATGAACTCGGCAGGCGGCATCCTATGGGGTGGGATTAGGAGCAACTGGTGTAGGATTAGGAGCAACATTGTTCGCAGGATAAGCTCTCGGCTGGTCACTCCGTCTCGGAGTCATCCTTGGCCGGCGCGTGTGGTGTCTCTCCACTACCCTCCAAAGGCCCTTGAAGAAGTTCTGGTTCATCAGATGCCTGTTATCCGCTATTTCCAGGAGATTCTTGGATATATTACTTTCGAAATAGGCCACTTCGACATGCTTACCCATGTTCTTCACTGCCTGAAGAGCATAG includes these proteins:
- the galU gene encoding UTP--glucose-1-phosphate uridylyltransferase GalU yields the protein MTTTIRKAVITAAGWGTRFLPLTKSQPKEMLPLLNKPLIQYSVEEAIACGVELVVIVTALGKRTMEDYFDHSFELEHMLEQQGKSKLAEEIRRLSNMVDICYVRQKEQLGLGHAVLTTKHVVGNEPFILLLPDDIFEQRELVLKHMLGICERYGSSVIAVKKVAEGEVGRYGIIKPREIANHIYEVHDLVEKPEPREAPSNLAIMGRYVLKPEIFAALEDTRPGRNREIQITDALKRLAQEHPIHAYEFEGAHYDAGTLLGWLKTTVALGLKDPDIGPELRNYLTTIL